The nucleotide window ACTTTTGATGATGCTCCTGGCATCTATAGCTTCCAAAACCATATCTATACCAGGCTTTAATTGAACGTCGAAAGCTAACGACAAACCTAGTGGCGTCCCTCCAGCAGCCCCATATCCGGGAGTGAATAATGGGTCGAATTGCTTGTTAGGTGAAACGAAAGAGGAAAAAGTCATGAGACCGGTATCTAACTTGTCTATATCAGCCACCGAAGCACCTTTTTGAGGGCCGAACACATGACTCGCTCCGTGTGGACCACACAACGGGTTCGTGACATCGCAGGCCACTATCATCTCAATATTTTGACAACGAGAGTCGAGACCTTTTAGATCGACTTTGCTAAGCCGAGATAAATCTCCTCCCCCTCTAATCAATTCATTACCTTGAGAGTCATATAGGTGGCCTCCAAGTGCTTGAATGATACCTGCGCCTCCGTCATTGGTAGCGCTTCCCCCCAAACCAATGAGAATTTTACTCACACCATGGTCCAGAGCGCTTTTAATTAACTGACCCGTACCGTAGGTAGATGCAAAAAGAGGGGCGCGTTTTTCTTTCGTGAGTAAGTCTAGCCCTGAGGCCGCAGCAACTTCTATGAGTGCGGTGTTGCCGTCATCTAACAAAGCCCAGTGTGCGTTGACCCATTCACCCGTTGGTCCTTCAACTTGCGTTTTCTGCAATGAGCCACCTAAGCTTTCCAGTAGCACATCCACAGTTCCTTCACCGCCATCCGCGAGAGGAAGATGCACGTATTCAGTATTTGGAAATGAGTCGCGAAAACCCCGTTCAATTGCAGAGCAAACCATCTTAGCGCTGAGTGATTCTTTAAAAGAATCTGGGGCGATTACAATTTTCATGAAGATTCCTTAAGCTCCGCATGTCGCGGAGCTATGGTTAACTTAAAATTTCACTTGGAAAGACTTAACCTGACACGGTTTCAGCATGCCGAACGATGCTGTGTCTACCTCATTTGGTAGCACTTTTTCGTCTAGCTGTGTTTCTTTCCATGAGGCCACTTTTGAGGTGAACGTCACTGTGTCGTTAATCACGTCGCTTTCTGATGGGTTGTAAACGCGTAGGATGAGCGCATCTTCGTCTTCTGCTTTCTTCAATACGCTCAATACTGCGCCGTCTTGCGATTTGTTCAACAAGCTGTGTGTTAGTGGCAGGTTTTGCTCGCCAACGTTGAGCTTCATTGCGTTGTAAGGAATTTTGTTGTAGCACTGGATTGGAGTCACGTTGTCACGCGCCGCTGCCATGACGTTTGCTTCGATGTGGTTTCCTGCGAAACCGAACAATGCGAATTCACAAACAATCTTGCCGCGTACTTGTGAATCTGGCGTTGGGATCTTGATACCAGATGGACGACCCGGACGAAGTAACAACTCTTCTTTACCCAACACGCCGACACCACGCAGAAGGGTTAGGGCGAATGTGTCTCGCTCTTCATTACCTTGGCTTGAAATCACTTCAAACTCACGCAAACCGTTGCTCATTAACGCCATACCACCTTGTGCGTTTTCAACCGCGGCAAAGTTCATTAGCTGGTAAACTGGTACAGGCGCTTCTTTCCAGCCGTCTGCTTCCCAGTTCGCCATTTCTGGATCGTTGGTTGGGCGAGTGATCAAGCCGAACTGGTTATCCGCTACCACGGTTTCCGATACAAACGGTGTTGGTACTAGTACGCGTACGCGGTGGTCGTCAGCGTGGTTGTCCAGCTCCATACGAACTTCAATACGGCGTGTACCTTGTTTCAGAACCACTTGGCAGTTCACATCTAGGTACCCGTTTTGGCCTGTGCGCTCTTCACGTTGTTGTAGGTTCTCAGGCAAGTTCATGCGTAGCTTGATGGTTGCGACAGACTGGAAGCCTTCGTGCTTCACATTCACTTCTACATCGAACTCGTCAGAGTACAGTAGCCACTCTTTACGAGAAGGCGAGTAGTCGTATTCGTCGCCATCATCAGAGCCGTCTTCAATGCGCAGCGCTTGCTCGTAAAGATGCTCAGTCTCTTTGTCGAAGATATTCAGAGTACCGTTTGCATTTACGTTGATGCGATAGAATTCATTCTCAAGAAGGAACTCTTTTTGCTCAGCCACTTTTTGCGAGCCTTTCTCGTTGGCTTTAATGTGTAGGGTTGTGAAGCCCATGGCTGGCACTGAATACTTGATTTGAATGTCGTACTCGATAAACGGGTCGTAGTTACCGTAATGTACGATCTGACGGTCAATCTTACCTGGGTCAATGATGCGCTGGTCTTGAATGAAGTACTCAACTGGTGTGCCATTTTCATCAAAGATATTGAATTCTTCTGCTCGGATTGTGATGGTGGTGTTGACCACCTCTTCACGAGCGTATGGAGATAGGTTGAATAGCGCTAACTTGTCGCAGCCTTCGCGTGTTGGCATGTGGTCAACAATCTTGCGTTTGTAGAAGTTGATCAGGTTGGTTGCCATGTCGTCAGCAAGGATGTAGCGATTTAATATCTCGGCGTGCACTTTGTCTGAGCAGCAGCAGCCAATTGAATCGTGAGCATGATTCTTCATGCTCTCCTTCCACATTTTCTCGATCAAGCCGTGGTGGTATTCAAATCCGAGTGTCCAAGCGATAGACGCTAACGGCTCTAGGATGTTGACGATCTTATTCTCGACTTCTGCGTGGATGAGTTTGATGTCCATACGAGTTGAAGAGATAGTGCGATGCACACGCATGTATTTACCGTCGTTGAACTCGCCTTTGATGGTGTCAAGTTGCTCGCGCTCGGCTTCAATACGCTCGAACGCTTCTTCAAAACGGCTCATTTTGAATTCTTTATCTGGGTAGATTTCACGCAGCTTATCCATCACCTCGAAGATGTCTTTTTGGATAGGCATTTGGTCGTGACCGTTTGGTAGTAGAATGTCTTTGGTTACTGACGGCTTTTCTAGTACAGGAAAGTATTTATCTAGACGGGCGCGAAGACCTTCCTCGTCTTGCGGTAGATATTTACCAATGGCGTAACCCAGTGGCAATATTTGCGCTGATACTTCACTACCGTCGTTTGATTGCCATAAAAACTCGGTTTTATCTGTGCCGTGGCGCTCTGAACAACCACGCCAGAACATGGCTCGCGTAATACCGAAACCGTTGTAGATAGCGGGGAGCTGAGAACTCATTGAGAATGAGTCTGGCAGGTAACCAATCTTCATAGGCTCGCCCAACGCTAGACAGTCGCGCAATCCGTAAAGCATGTTGCGTACGATAGATTCGCCAGATACTTGCATCGTATCCGTTTGAGAGTACCAAGGACCAACAATCAGTTTACCTGCTTGTACGAGTTCACTTACGCGATCTTTATTTTCTGGTTTGATAGCGAAGTAATCTTCCAGAACTGCGGTTTGACCGTCTAGAACGTAGTATTTGTAGTCTGGATCGTTTTCCAGACGAGTCATGATTTCTTCCATGTTGTTCACTAGCAGAATGCGAGACTCTTCTGTAGTGAAATACCATTCACGATCCCAGTGCATGTGAGGAGTAATATGAACGCGAGATGTAGTCATAACTTTTACCGTCTTAGGCAATAATTGCCGTTAATTTGTTTTAAAATTGATTGTTTTCCATTCGCTTTTGCGGCATTTAAGTTTGCCAACGAATATTTAGGGCGCAGTAATCCCGCGCCCAAAGCTCGAGTTGAGCGAATCTATGAGTGATTCGAATTAATTTTGTGCAGTAGCCTCAGTGGCAAATTTGCCCTTTTTTACAGCATGTGCTCGCCACATAATGAGGGTGATGGTCGAGATGGTTGCACCAACCAGCGCAGCGCTAAACCAGATTGCTGCGGCAGTGAATGCGCCCAGACCAGCATCATGCAGTAGGAAGATTGAGAAAATACCTGCGCCTGGAGTTGATAGACCGATACCAGCTGCACCTACCATTGCCCCTGTTACAACAGAGCCAAGAAGGAATGAGCCAATAACACGAATTGGATCTTCAATTGCCATTGGGATAGCACCTTCTGTGATGCCAGCAAGACCAAGCAACCACGTTGATTTACCCGTTTCGATTTCAAAGTCCTTGAATAAGCGAGGCGCAAGCAGAGTTGAAGCCGTTACTGTGAACGCCGATACCATTTTGACCGAACCAAAGATGGCATACGGACCGTAAACACCGTTCGCCATTGCACCCAGACAAAAAGCGTAAGCCGCCTTGTTTACGGGACCACCAAGGTCGAAAGATACGAACAAGCCAATCACCGCACCCAGAAGTAGGGCGTTCGTGCCAGACATACCGTTTAGCCAGTCAGTCAAACCTTGGTTTAACCAAGCTACGGGTTTACCGATCACGAACAGCATGAGTGAGCCGGCAACCAAAGTACCAATAACAGGGTATAAGTAGAAAGTTAGGAAACCATTGAATGCAGGGTTTAGACGTACATTTTCTTTTACCCAACGCATGACGTAACCTGCAATCAAACCACCGACAACGCCACCAAGGAAGCCAGAGCCGATAAGGTTGGCTGCGATACCTGCTGCAAAGCCAGGTCCAAGTGCTGGTTTATCTGCCAATGAGTAAGCCGTGTAAGCTGCCAGTACAGGCACCATCAATGTGCCTAGTAGACCGCCACCTAGCTTGCGGTACATCCACAACCAAGAGCCTTCTTCAGCATACAAATCTTGTAGGTTGAACATTTGCGCTAATAGTACGGCAACAGCAAGCACGGTACCGCCTGCAACGATTAGAGGAACCGCGTAAGAGATACCTGATAGCAACGCTTGTTTCAATTCCGTTTTAAGCGGTAGCTTTTTCGGTTTATCGTCTGTTGCAATCGCTGCGCCAGCAGTTCGGCCTGCTTTACCCGCTTCTACTGCTTCGTTAAGAATGCGTTCAGAGTGTTTGATTGGCTCTGCTACAGGTACTTCAACGCGAGGAATGCCTTCAAAGCGCTCTAACTCTTTGATCGCTACTTCTGCCGCGAAAACGACCGCTGTTGCACTGTTGAGCTGTTCGGCAGTCAGACGATCTTCGATGCCGTTTGCGCCTTGTTTTTCAACGTGAACGTTATAACCGAGCTTCTTACCTGTCTTTTCAAGGTACTCTGCTGCCATGTAGGTGTGAGCTATACCCGCTGGGCAAGCTGTGACACAAACGATTGTTGGCGCATTTGTATCTAATTCGCTGTCCTTATCTTCTGGTTCGCCTTGTCCGTCAAGTAATGAAATAATTTGTTCTACATTTGTAGCATTTAGCACAGCTTCACGCACGTCATCATCAACTAGGGTTGTGGTCAGTTCGGTCAGCAAGTGCATGTGCGTTGAACCTGCTTCTGCATTTGGAATAGCAATCAGAAAGATCAGATTTACGTCTTCGTCTTCATCTAGACCTTGCCACTTTAAGTCTTCTTTTAGTGTGGCTACGGCAAATGCTGCTTCTTTTACTGCATCCGTCTTACCGTGTGGCACTGCTAAACCTTCACCTAGTGCCGTCGGTCCTTGCTCCTCACGAGCAAACACCGCTTGTAGGTATTCTTCCTTGTTATGCAGTTTGCCTTGCTGGTTTAACTGCTCGGCAAGTGCACGAATCGCTGCGTCACGACTTTCGAACGTCGTTTGTAAGTTTATCAGCGATGGGTTTGTAAGAGAGGTTAATTTCATAACGTTTGTCCCATTGTCACATTCGACATTGTTGAACATTCAACAATAGCTATAATAATACATCTTAAGTACAAATGATCCGTGATCATGATCGCGTTTAAGTTATAATATGTATTATTGTTGTATTGTTTGTTGTTCTGTTATGCGAACAAATACTTGT belongs to Vibrio sp. STUT-A11 and includes:
- the mngB gene encoding mannosylglycerate hydrolase; translation: MTTSRVHITPHMHWDREWYFTTEESRILLVNNMEEIMTRLENDPDYKYYVLDGQTAVLEDYFAIKPENKDRVSELVQAGKLIVGPWYSQTDTMQVSGESIVRNMLYGLRDCLALGEPMKIGYLPDSFSMSSQLPAIYNGFGITRAMFWRGCSERHGTDKTEFLWQSNDGSEVSAQILPLGYAIGKYLPQDEEGLRARLDKYFPVLEKPSVTKDILLPNGHDQMPIQKDIFEVMDKLREIYPDKEFKMSRFEEAFERIEAEREQLDTIKGEFNDGKYMRVHRTISSTRMDIKLIHAEVENKIVNILEPLASIAWTLGFEYHHGLIEKMWKESMKNHAHDSIGCCCSDKVHAEILNRYILADDMATNLINFYKRKIVDHMPTREGCDKLALFNLSPYAREEVVNTTITIRAEEFNIFDENGTPVEYFIQDQRIIDPGKIDRQIVHYGNYDPFIEYDIQIKYSVPAMGFTTLHIKANEKGSQKVAEQKEFLLENEFYRINVNANGTLNIFDKETEHLYEQALRIEDGSDDGDEYDYSPSRKEWLLYSDEFDVEVNVKHEGFQSVATIKLRMNLPENLQQREERTGQNGYLDVNCQVVLKQGTRRIEVRMELDNHADDHRVRVLVPTPFVSETVVADNQFGLITRPTNDPEMANWEADGWKEAPVPVYQLMNFAAVENAQGGMALMSNGLREFEVISSQGNEERDTFALTLLRGVGVLGKEELLLRPGRPSGIKIPTPDSQVRGKIVCEFALFGFAGNHIEANVMAAARDNVTPIQCYNKIPYNAMKLNVGEQNLPLTHSLLNKSQDGAVLSVLKKAEDEDALILRVYNPSESDVINDTVTFTSKVASWKETQLDEKVLPNEVDTASFGMLKPCQVKSFQVKF
- the mngA gene encoding PTS 2-O-a-mannosyl-D-glycerate transporter subunit IIABC, translated to MKLTSLTNPSLINLQTTFESRDAAIRALAEQLNQQGKLHNKEEYLQAVFAREEQGPTALGEGLAVPHGKTDAVKEAAFAVATLKEDLKWQGLDEDEDVNLIFLIAIPNAEAGSTHMHLLTELTTTLVDDDVREAVLNATNVEQIISLLDGQGEPEDKDSELDTNAPTIVCVTACPAGIAHTYMAAEYLEKTGKKLGYNVHVEKQGANGIEDRLTAEQLNSATAVVFAAEVAIKELERFEGIPRVEVPVAEPIKHSERILNEAVEAGKAGRTAGAAIATDDKPKKLPLKTELKQALLSGISYAVPLIVAGGTVLAVAVLLAQMFNLQDLYAEEGSWLWMYRKLGGGLLGTLMVPVLAAYTAYSLADKPALGPGFAAGIAANLIGSGFLGGVVGGLIAGYVMRWVKENVRLNPAFNGFLTFYLYPVIGTLVAGSLMLFVIGKPVAWLNQGLTDWLNGMSGTNALLLGAVIGLFVSFDLGGPVNKAAYAFCLGAMANGVYGPYAIFGSVKMVSAFTVTASTLLAPRLFKDFEIETGKSTWLLGLAGITEGAIPMAIEDPIRVIGSFLLGSVVTGAMVGAAGIGLSTPGAGIFSIFLLHDAGLGAFTAAAIWFSAALVGATISTITLIMWRAHAVKKGKFATEATAQN
- a CDS encoding glycerate kinase, which encodes MKIVIAPDSFKESLSAKMVCSAIERGFRDSFPNTEYVHLPLADGGEGTVDVLLESLGGSLQKTQVEGPTGEWVNAHWALLDDGNTALIEVAAASGLDLLTKEKRAPLFASTYGTGQLIKSALDHGVSKILIGLGGSATNDGGAGIIQALGGHLYDSQGNELIRGGGDLSRLSKVDLKGLDSRCQNIEMIVACDVTNPLCGPHGASHVFGPQKGASVADIDKLDTGLMTFSSFVSPNKQFDPLFTPGYGAAGGTPLGLSLAFDVQLKPGIDMVLEAIDARSIIKSADLVITGEGQMDNQTIQGKAPWGVAKYAKEKDVPVIAIAGSLGTDIHKLYSHIDSVFGSVRSPQSLSQVLIEAEANLIRTARNIAATLKLGKTLI